From Polyangium spumosum, a single genomic window includes:
- a CDS encoding site-2 protease family protein, translated as MNFRLFGIDVEVQAGFWFTTVLLGINFVDPKNLSPAGLAPLGVWGLVVLVSVIVHELGHALAIRRHRIQPEITLYLMGGVTTWQQVLPLRRIDHILISLAGPFAGFFFGGLFFALTKLAPEHVMRMPELARLGLELLIYVNFFWGVVNLIPVLPLDGGHVLEHALGPKRLRLTAGISMVVAFAVAIVSLKGGRLWIAMIFGMSAFQSLRRLQTLGPGDAEVDPRPHAPAPDVEPALPGELLSLLLRARAAVADEDLGRARSLVSDIFSYEERTGEPLSPRARREAFEVLGWVAIVSGQIDEAARRVAEARKLGEVDAALVGAVHFAKRELREARRVLEEARAAGDDRKEIVGPLVQILIEQGEIARAAAIAYDIVDSLSEEDARRMAKLAFEGRAFDWSARLSEAVFERQRSAEDAYEAARAHAQDGAYERALDMLRKAVESGFSDRGRVWSDNALEALRARSGLEAVVPRP; from the coding sequence ATGAATTTCAGGCTGTTCGGCATCGACGTCGAGGTCCAGGCGGGCTTCTGGTTCACCACGGTGCTGCTCGGCATCAACTTCGTGGATCCCAAGAACCTCAGCCCTGCGGGCCTCGCGCCGCTCGGGGTGTGGGGGCTCGTCGTGCTCGTGAGCGTGATCGTGCACGAGCTCGGCCACGCCCTCGCGATCCGGCGGCACCGCATCCAGCCGGAGATCACGCTCTACCTGATGGGCGGCGTGACCACGTGGCAGCAGGTGCTGCCGCTCCGGCGCATCGATCACATCCTCATCAGCCTCGCCGGCCCCTTCGCCGGCTTCTTCTTCGGCGGCCTGTTTTTCGCCCTCACGAAGCTCGCCCCCGAGCACGTGATGCGGATGCCGGAGCTCGCCAGGCTCGGCCTGGAGCTCCTGATCTACGTCAACTTCTTCTGGGGCGTCGTGAACCTGATCCCGGTCCTGCCGCTCGACGGCGGGCACGTGCTCGAGCACGCGCTCGGGCCGAAACGTCTGCGGCTCACGGCGGGCATCTCCATGGTCGTCGCGTTCGCCGTCGCGATCGTGTCCTTGAAGGGTGGTCGGCTCTGGATCGCGATGATCTTCGGCATGAGCGCCTTCCAGAGCCTGCGGCGCCTGCAGACGCTCGGGCCTGGCGACGCGGAGGTGGATCCGCGGCCCCACGCGCCGGCGCCGGACGTGGAGCCTGCGCTCCCGGGCGAGCTGCTCTCGCTCCTCTTGCGGGCGCGCGCGGCCGTCGCGGACGAGGATCTCGGCCGCGCGCGTAGCCTCGTCTCGGACATTTTCTCCTACGAAGAGCGGACGGGCGAGCCGCTGTCGCCGCGCGCGCGCCGTGAGGCGTTCGAGGTGCTCGGCTGGGTGGCGATCGTCTCGGGCCAGATCGACGAGGCGGCGCGGCGTGTCGCCGAGGCGCGCAAGCTCGGCGAGGTCGACGCGGCGCTCGTGGGCGCGGTGCACTTCGCCAAACGTGAGCTACGCGAGGCGCGGCGCGTGCTCGAGGAGGCGCGGGCGGCCGGCGACGATCGCAAGGAGATCGTGGGCCCGCTCGTGCAGATCCTCATCGAGCAGGGCGAGATCGCGCGCGCGGCGGCGATCGCCTACGACATCGTCGACTCGCTCAGCGAGGAAGACGCGCGCCGGATGGCGAAGCTCGCCTTCGAAGGCCGCGCGTTCGACTGGTCCGCGCGCCTCTCCGAGGCCGTCTTCGAGCGGCAGAGGAGCGCGGAGGACGCCTACGAGGCTGCACGCGCGCACGCGCAGGACGGCGCCTACGAGCGCGCGCTCGACATGCTCCGCAAGGCCGTCGAGTCAGGCTTCAGCGATCGTGGCCGCGTCTGGTCGGACAATGCGCTCGAAGCGCTCCGCGCGCGCAGCGGGCTCGAAGCCGTCGTCCCGCGCCCCTGA
- the dut gene encoding dUTP diphosphatase has protein sequence MQVACVRVGGADVPLPAYQSAGAVGLDLCAAVTEEVTITPGARKLVPTGVRVAIPEGYEGQVRPRSGLALKFGITVLNAPGTIDPDYRGELMVLLVNHGEAPFVVRRGERIAQLVICPVARAELVVVESLDDTARGEGGYGSTGR, from the coding sequence GTGCAGGTCGCGTGCGTGCGCGTGGGCGGCGCGGATGTGCCGCTGCCGGCGTACCAGTCCGCGGGCGCCGTGGGGCTCGATCTGTGCGCGGCCGTGACCGAGGAGGTGACGATCACGCCGGGCGCGCGGAAGCTCGTGCCGACGGGCGTGCGCGTCGCGATCCCCGAAGGCTACGAGGGGCAGGTGCGGCCTCGCTCGGGGCTCGCGCTGAAGTTCGGGATCACGGTGCTGAACGCGCCGGGGACGATCGATCCGGATTATCGCGGCGAGCTGATGGTGCTGCTCGTGAACCACGGCGAAGCGCCGTTCGTCGTGCGGCGCGGGGAGCGGATCGCGCAGCTCGTGATCTGCCCCGTGGCGCGCGCCGAGCTCGTCGTCGTGGAGTCACTCGACGATACGGCGCGGGGAGAGGGCGGGTACGGGTCGACGGGGCGGTGA
- a CDS encoding S1 RNA-binding domain-containing protein — protein sequence MSERRETSESFGALFEQAGGGRQERRRFHVGDKLEVTIVVVAQNAVFADLGGKQEGFFERIDLSDPDGKLLVAVGNKVSATVAAIDRGTGQVRLSPLFIRNAEGDALTTSIGLGAKGQTPVVVEGARVKGSVTGVERYGVFVQIAGTQGRSGRGLIPTQETGTPRGSDLKKHFTVGQEVEAKIVNIDQEGKIRLSITAVARDDERNSFEKFKDAGNAEAAESGADKPKAEGKKAQQGGAKKPEPRGFGTLGDLLSKKKK from the coding sequence ATGTCCGAGCGCCGGGAAACGTCGGAGTCCTTCGGGGCCCTGTTCGAACAAGCGGGCGGTGGTCGCCAGGAGCGACGCCGCTTTCACGTGGGCGACAAGCTCGAGGTGACCATCGTCGTCGTCGCACAGAACGCCGTGTTCGCCGACCTCGGCGGCAAGCAGGAAGGCTTCTTCGAACGGATCGACCTCAGCGATCCCGACGGCAAGCTGCTCGTCGCCGTCGGCAACAAGGTCAGCGCCACCGTCGCCGCCATCGACCGCGGCACCGGACAGGTCCGCTTGAGCCCCCTCTTCATCCGCAACGCCGAAGGAGACGCGCTCACGACCTCCATCGGCCTCGGCGCGAAGGGCCAAACCCCCGTCGTCGTCGAAGGCGCGCGCGTCAAGGGCAGCGTCACCGGCGTCGAGCGGTACGGCGTCTTCGTCCAGATCGCCGGCACCCAGGGGCGCAGCGGACGCGGCCTCATCCCCACCCAGGAGACCGGCACGCCGCGCGGATCGGACCTGAAGAAGCACTTCACCGTCGGCCAGGAGGTCGAGGCGAAGATCGTGAACATCGATCAGGAGGGCAAGATCCGCCTGTCGATCACCGCGGTCGCGCGCGACGACGAGCGCAACTCGTTCGAGAAGTTCAAGGACGCAGGCAACGCCGAGGCGGCCGAGTCGGGAGCGGACAAACCCAAGGCCGAGGGCAAGAAGGCGCAACAAGGCGGCGCCAAGAAGCCCGAGCCGCGTGGGTTCGGGACGCTCGGGGATCTGCTCTCCAAGAAGAAGAAGTGA